Proteins encoded together in one Bombiscardovia nodaiensis window:
- a CDS encoding MFS transporter: protein MGPVTAAVFMATFMTAVEGTIVSTAMPTIVSDLRGLSLMNWVFSIYMLMCAVTTPIYGKLSDRFGRKPLINIGLAVFVVGSLLCGLSRSMVHLILARVIQGLGAGAIQPLTFTILADIYPIEKRAKMIGFNSSAWGVASIVAPLIGGFLVQQLSWHWVFAVNVPIGLIAIVLIQVFLKEDVRPHESPIDYWGIVLLTICLVTLMLGLQNLNGADNVWLSVVPLIVALAAAVALVVVERRQADPILPLKLFSNRTFVVENLAILLISGFLMGFETYLPIRMQSVLGFNPTMGGFALTPSSIVWLIGSFMAGKLLSKYPPHKMMSLSLVFLLVGCGITIFVPIHTSYLAFLGISAIFGYGFGLSITVGTMTSQSVVSSDEVGTATSFNTLARSLGQTLMISVFGIVMNVVMAQGVARTPGLTLDMMDKMINPETAGQLPAQFLEPARVIVYDGLRWIFIVGFIILLLALIINLFDHKSTKLLTQAQPQEIATK from the coding sequence GTGGGGCCAGTGACGGCGGCAGTCTTTATGGCTACCTTTATGACAGCCGTGGAAGGTACGATCGTCTCAACGGCCATGCCCACGATCGTCTCCGATTTGCGCGGCTTGAGCCTGATGAATTGGGTGTTCTCCATCTACATGCTCATGTGCGCGGTCACTACCCCTATTTACGGCAAGCTCTCCGACCGCTTCGGCCGTAAGCCCCTGATTAACATTGGACTGGCCGTCTTTGTGGTGGGTTCCCTCCTGTGCGGACTCTCGCGCTCCATGGTCCATTTGATTCTGGCTCGCGTGATTCAAGGACTCGGAGCTGGTGCCATTCAGCCGCTGACCTTCACTATTTTGGCCGACATCTACCCGATTGAAAAGCGGGCGAAGATGATTGGTTTCAACTCCTCAGCCTGGGGTGTTGCCTCCATCGTGGCACCGCTCATTGGCGGTTTCCTGGTCCAGCAGCTCTCCTGGCACTGGGTTTTTGCGGTCAACGTGCCGATTGGTTTGATAGCTATTGTGCTGATTCAAGTCTTCCTGAAAGAAGACGTTCGGCCGCACGAGAGCCCGATTGATTACTGGGGCATTGTCCTGCTGACTATCTGCCTGGTCACGCTGATGCTGGGCCTGCAAAACCTGAACGGCGCGGACAACGTTTGGTTGAGTGTCGTTCCCTTGATCGTCGCCCTTGCCGCGGCGGTGGCTTTGGTCGTGGTCGAACGCCGCCAGGCCGACCCTATCCTGCCCCTGAAACTCTTCAGTAATCGGACGTTCGTGGTGGAGAATCTTGCCATTCTGCTGATTTCTGGCTTCCTTATGGGCTTCGAGACCTATCTGCCGATTCGTATGCAGTCCGTGCTCGGCTTCAATCCCACTATGGGCGGCTTTGCCCTCACCCCGAGCTCCATCGTCTGGTTGATCGGTTCCTTTATGGCTGGCAAACTCCTGAGCAAGTACCCTCCCCATAAGATGATGAGCCTATCCTTAGTCTTCCTGCTGGTGGGTTGCGGTATTACTATCTTCGTGCCCATCCATACCTCATACCTTGCTTTCTTAGGTATTTCAGCGATTTTTGGCTACGGATTCGGCCTCTCAATTACCGTGGGCACCATGACCTCTCAGTCGGTCGTCTCCTCCGATGAAGTGGGAACCGCCACTTCCTTCAACACTCTGGCCCGCAGCCTAGGACAGACGCTCATGATTTCTGTCTTCGGCATCGTCATGAATGTGGTCATGGCTCAAGGCGTGGCTCGCACACCTGGCCTGACCTTGGACATGATGGACAAGATGATTAACCCTGAAACCGCAGGCCAGCTACCGGCTCAGTTCCTGGAGCCCGCGCGCGTCATTGTCTACGACGGCCTGAGGTGGATCTTCATAGTAGGTTTCATTATCTTGCTGCTGGCCCTCATCATTAACCTCTTCGACCACAAGTCCACCAAGCTCCTGACCCAGGCGCAGCCCCAAGAAATAGCTACAAAGTAG
- a CDS encoding SAM-dependent methyltransferase, which produces MAMEEHPQAPSSQADIDDNRANWDDRAQVHAQGGYGDVQALARNHSYVSGVVRRDFEVLKPHLDEHGVEGKSLLHLQCHIGLDTLSWYHLGARNVCGLDFSPKSLEYARALAQEAQAPIKFVEADARFADQALPGEHFDLVVTSVGTITWLPSLDEWAHSIAHLLEPGGLFMIRDSHPLLFAVDPDSFALTGDYFSGAEDTYESDQSYTPGSAGKVKHTTNHNWSHDFAEITRVLIGAGLTLEALGEYEVNDWQPFPQMVYDTKDEGWRMPAGAPQIPQTFSIVARKPVQA; this is translated from the coding sequence ATGGCAATGGAAGAACATCCACAAGCGCCGAGTTCGCAGGCAGACATTGACGACAACAGGGCCAACTGGGACGACCGAGCCCAAGTTCACGCCCAGGGAGGCTACGGCGACGTCCAAGCCTTAGCCAGGAACCACTCGTATGTCTCAGGCGTTGTCCGCCGAGATTTTGAAGTCCTCAAACCCCACTTGGATGAGCACGGCGTGGAAGGCAAGTCCCTCCTTCACTTGCAGTGCCATATCGGGCTGGACACCCTAAGCTGGTATCACCTGGGAGCCAGGAATGTCTGCGGTTTGGACTTCTCCCCCAAGTCCCTCGAATACGCCCGGGCCCTCGCCCAGGAAGCGCAGGCTCCCATCAAGTTCGTTGAAGCCGATGCCCGCTTCGCTGACCAAGCCCTGCCCGGTGAACACTTTGATCTCGTCGTCACCTCGGTGGGAACCATTACCTGGCTGCCCAGCTTGGACGAGTGGGCGCACTCTATTGCCCACTTGCTGGAGCCCGGCGGTCTCTTTATGATCCGAGACAGCCATCCCCTCCTCTTCGCCGTCGATCCCGACAGCTTTGCCTTGACCGGCGATTACTTCTCGGGCGCTGAGGACACCTATGAGTCGGACCAGTCCTATACTCCCGGCTCTGCTGGCAAGGTCAAGCACACCACCAACCACAATTGGTCTCACGACTTTGCCGAGATAACCCGAGTGCTCATTGGGGCAGGGCTGACGCTCGAAGCCCTCGGCGAGTATGAGGTCAATGACTGGCAGCCCTTCCCCCAGATGGTCTACGATACCAAGGATGAGGGCTGGCGGATGCCGGCGGGGGCTCCGCAGATTCCGCAGACCTTCTCCATCGTCGCTCGCAAGCCCGTGCAGGCCTGA
- the uppP gene encoding undecaprenyl-diphosphatase yields the protein MNFFQAILLGLVQALTEYFPVSSSAHIRIVGALMGQDPGAAFTAIIQFGTELAVLLYFRRDIARILSHWFRCLGGKDGSSWRERMGSQDRDAALGWYIIIGTIPIVIAGLLFQKVIETKLRNLWITVVVLILFGLLLDFFDQRGKQNKTIEQMTAKDALLFGIGQMLALIPGVSRSGGTMTFGRALGYTREAAARVSFLMAIPAVFGAGILETYKSVKDINADAAFPGWGATICATIVSFVVGYLVIIAFLKIVSMFSYRGFVIYRIGLAIVVAILLIANVIPAVGGVAVA from the coding sequence ATGAACTTTTTCCAAGCAATTCTTTTAGGCCTAGTTCAAGCCCTGACCGAGTACTTCCCGGTCTCGTCGAGCGCGCACATCCGCATTGTCGGAGCCCTGATGGGTCAGGACCCGGGAGCGGCTTTTACGGCGATTATCCAGTTCGGCACTGAGCTTGCAGTCCTGCTCTACTTCCGCCGCGATATAGCTCGCATTTTGAGCCACTGGTTCCGCTGCTTGGGCGGTAAGGACGGCAGCAGCTGGCGGGAGCGTATGGGTTCACAGGACCGCGACGCTGCCCTGGGCTGGTACATTATTATCGGCACGATTCCTATTGTGATTGCGGGCTTGCTCTTCCAAAAGGTCATCGAGACCAAGCTGCGTAACCTGTGGATTACCGTGGTGGTACTCATCCTCTTCGGCCTCCTGCTCGACTTTTTCGACCAGCGAGGTAAGCAGAATAAAACCATTGAACAGATGACCGCTAAAGATGCCCTTCTCTTCGGTATTGGCCAGATGCTCGCCCTCATTCCTGGCGTCTCCCGCTCAGGTGGCACCATGACCTTCGGCCGTGCCCTGGGCTACACCCGCGAAGCAGCTGCCCGAGTCAGCTTCCTCATGGCTATTCCCGCGGTCTTTGGCGCCGGAATTTTGGAGACCTATAAGTCGGTCAAAGATATCAACGCGGATGCGGCCTTCCCCGGCTGGGGGGCAACGATTTGCGCCACTATCGTCTCCTTCGTCGTCGGCTATCTGGTGATTATCGCCTTCTTGAAGATTGTCTCTATGTTCTCCTACCGGGGCTTTGTGATTTACCGCATTGGCCTGGCTATCGTGGTAGCCATTCTCCTAATCGCCAACGTGATTCCGGCTGTAGGTGGCGTTGCGGTAGCCTAG
- a CDS encoding fructosamine kinase, with protein MVSTYRKARAGAPQGFFECEGRGLKWLGQAQEQGGPRVVQVYDWGKDYLDIERVESVSPTAKAAYLFGAQLAHMHDAGAPSFGAAPEGYTGSCYFGPLQDPVPMDTGDWQDPATYLAQGRLEPMVQMGIERGSLRRSDMDLVEEVIAALPQLLGPAGQDQPARVHGDLWSGNLMWTADRGATEAVLIDPAAHGGHREEDLAMLHLFGMPYLEQIEDGYQSVHPLAAGYRERYTLWQLYPIAGHCVFFGGGYVSEFRSMCRALIG; from the coding sequence ATGGTGAGTACGTATCGTAAGGCGAGGGCTGGCGCTCCGCAGGGCTTTTTCGAGTGCGAAGGGCGCGGTCTCAAGTGGCTCGGGCAGGCTCAAGAGCAGGGCGGGCCCCGGGTCGTTCAGGTCTACGACTGGGGCAAGGATTATCTCGATATTGAGCGCGTGGAAAGTGTCTCCCCCACAGCCAAAGCAGCCTACCTCTTCGGTGCCCAGCTGGCACACATGCACGACGCGGGAGCTCCTTCTTTCGGCGCAGCCCCTGAAGGTTATACCGGCAGCTGCTACTTCGGCCCCCTGCAAGACCCGGTGCCGATGGACACCGGTGACTGGCAGGATCCGGCTACCTATCTAGCCCAAGGCAGGCTTGAGCCGATGGTGCAGATGGGCATTGAGCGCGGCAGTCTCAGGCGCTCAGATATGGATTTAGTAGAAGAAGTCATTGCAGCCCTCCCCCAGCTCCTGGGCCCTGCAGGTCAGGATCAGCCAGCCCGCGTGCACGGAGACCTGTGGTCAGGCAACCTCATGTGGACCGCCGATCGGGGGGCAACCGAGGCCGTGCTGATTGACCCTGCGGCCCATGGTGGTCACCGAGAAGAGGACCTGGCTATGCTCCACCTCTTCGGCATGCCCTACTTAGAGCAGATTGAGGATGGCTATCAGTCAGTCCATCCCCTGGCTGCCGGATACCGGGAGCGGTACACCCTCTGGCAGCTCTACCCCATTGCCGGCCACTGCGTCTTCTTCGGCGGAGGCTATGTCAGCGAATTCCGCTCCATGTGCCGCGCACTCATAGGCTGA
- the dnaJ_2 gene encoding chaperone protein DnaJ has product MADYYEVLGLARNASEDDIKKAYRKMSRKYHPDIAGPEYEDKFKEVNNAYEVLSDPQKRQMYDAGVDPNNPGAGGGPAGFDMGDIFGQFFGSGFGGGEQGPIPRTQPGRDALADVSIDLKMAVFGGTAHAQIRTFGLCQTCGGSGAQAGSQPVTCPVCQGQGFTKKVVRTLLGQMMTTAPCERCEGHGTIIENPCPDCQGHGRVRVRRDVGVTIPAGIADGSRLRLASQGEVGEGGGAAGDLYIDVHVQADKLYTRDGDDLHCWISVPMTWAVLGHSAQLETFDGQREVTVPTGCQPGDTVSLKGLGVTKMGSQERGDIHVHILVQIPTKLNEQEQGLIEQFAQSHDTQAHELAQSSKPLQGKKGIFGKLKDMFS; this is encoded by the coding sequence GTGGCAGACTATTACGAAGTGTTGGGTCTTGCGCGCAATGCGAGCGAGGACGATATTAAAAAGGCATACCGGAAGATGAGCCGCAAGTACCATCCCGATATTGCCGGTCCGGAGTATGAGGACAAGTTCAAAGAGGTCAACAACGCCTACGAAGTGCTCTCCGATCCGCAAAAGCGCCAAATGTATGACGCTGGGGTAGATCCCAACAATCCTGGAGCGGGTGGTGGCCCTGCTGGCTTTGATATGGGCGATATTTTTGGACAATTCTTCGGCTCCGGCTTCGGCGGTGGCGAGCAGGGCCCCATACCCCGCACACAGCCAGGACGCGATGCCTTAGCCGATGTCTCGATTGACTTGAAAATGGCTGTTTTTGGCGGCACTGCGCACGCGCAAATCCGAACCTTTGGCCTCTGCCAGACCTGCGGCGGGTCGGGGGCTCAGGCCGGCAGTCAGCCCGTCACCTGCCCAGTTTGCCAGGGGCAGGGCTTTACCAAGAAAGTGGTTCGCACCCTCCTGGGGCAGATGATGACCACAGCTCCTTGCGAGCGCTGCGAAGGCCACGGCACGATTATTGAAAATCCTTGCCCAGACTGCCAGGGCCACGGACGTGTGCGGGTTCGCCGAGACGTGGGTGTGACCATTCCAGCGGGTATTGCCGACGGCTCTCGCTTGCGCTTGGCCTCCCAAGGCGAAGTCGGAGAAGGTGGCGGGGCCGCAGGCGACCTCTATATTGACGTGCATGTGCAGGCCGACAAGCTCTATACGCGCGACGGTGACGATTTGCACTGCTGGATCAGCGTGCCCATGACCTGGGCCGTACTGGGCCACAGTGCCCAGCTGGAGACCTTCGACGGCCAGCGGGAGGTAACGGTGCCGACGGGCTGCCAGCCTGGCGATACAGTCTCCCTCAAGGGGCTGGGCGTGACCAAGATGGGCAGCCAGGAGCGTGGCGATATCCATGTGCACATCCTGGTGCAAATTCCCACCAAGCTCAACGAGCAGGAGCAGGGCCTCATTGAGCAGTTCGCGCAGAGCCATGACACACAGGCCCACGAGTTAGCCCAGTCCTCCAAGCCTCTCCAGGGGAAGAAGGGTATATTCGGCAAGCTCAAGGACATGTTCTCGTAA
- the hrcA gene encoding heat-inducible transcription repressor HrcA — protein MAANRRMLVLRAVVEDYIRSQEPVGSSALTQQHQLGVSSATIRNDMAALEDEGYLIQPHTSAGRIPTQKGYRYFVDRLAKIVPLSRAQRKGIDAFLSGSSSLEDTLQRAAKLLAQITGQVAVVASPSLAKSRLRRLELIAIASMTLLVVVITDTGQVAQHTLTLPAQLESREKLIVGLSEDLNAQCTGLTLAKAAERMTSIAEQAREESSRQLLEDLAAVLADMADEEESSSLYMAGRSQLTHQQTISVSELAPLLDALEEQVVLMRLMSAQSELSQQQGGVSVAIGSETRTPGLLHASVVTSGYGHAQADGDGDEPEEDPEQQAAITDGPIAFVGSIGPTHMDYPATMSAVRAVAAYLTQFVAPATRTASECDRAICHNSQEHMRTEGIIGGRLLRSVGSCAQCERGRY, from the coding sequence ATGGCCGCGAACAGACGTATGCTCGTCCTGCGCGCTGTAGTGGAGGATTATATTCGCTCTCAGGAGCCAGTTGGTTCCTCTGCCCTGACCCAACAGCACCAGCTCGGTGTCAGCTCAGCTACTATTCGCAACGATATGGCTGCCTTGGAAGACGAAGGGTATTTGATTCAGCCGCACACTTCCGCAGGCCGTATCCCCACACAAAAAGGCTACCGGTATTTTGTGGACCGCTTGGCCAAGATTGTGCCCCTGTCCCGCGCTCAGCGCAAGGGGATTGACGCTTTTCTCTCTGGGTCAAGCAGCTTGGAGGACACCCTGCAGAGGGCCGCAAAGCTCTTAGCACAAATTACTGGCCAGGTGGCTGTGGTGGCCTCACCTTCCTTGGCTAAGTCTCGTTTGCGCAGGCTGGAGCTCATAGCCATTGCCTCCATGACCCTGCTTGTTGTGGTGATTACTGATACCGGCCAGGTGGCTCAGCACACGCTCACCCTTCCTGCACAGCTGGAGAGCAGGGAAAAGCTCATTGTGGGTCTGTCGGAGGATTTGAACGCGCAGTGCACGGGACTCACCCTCGCGAAGGCTGCCGAGCGCATGACCAGCATTGCAGAGCAGGCGCGGGAGGAGAGCAGTCGGCAACTTCTGGAAGATTTGGCAGCAGTTCTGGCGGACATGGCTGACGAGGAAGAGTCAAGCTCCCTCTATATGGCTGGCCGCTCGCAATTGACCCATCAGCAAACTATCTCGGTCTCTGAGCTGGCGCCGCTCTTGGATGCCTTGGAAGAGCAGGTAGTGCTTATGCGGTTGATGAGTGCCCAGAGCGAGCTCTCCCAGCAGCAGGGGGGAGTGAGCGTGGCCATTGGCTCAGAGACCCGGACTCCTGGGCTCTTGCACGCTTCCGTAGTGACCAGCGGTTACGGTCACGCCCAGGCCGACGGTGATGGTGACGAGCCAGAGGAGGACCCTGAGCAGCAGGCAGCGATCACCGATGGGCCTATAGCGTTTGTGGGGTCCATTGGACCGACCCACATGGACTACCCGGCTACGATGAGCGCCGTGCGGGCGGTGGCTGCTTATTTGACGCAATTTGTAGCCCCAGCGACCAGGACGGCCAGTGAATGTGACCGGGCCATATGTCACAATAGCCAAGAACATATGAGGACAGAAGGAATAATCGGTGGCAGACTATTACGAAGTGTTGGGTCTTGCGCGCAATGCGAGCGAGGACGATATTAA
- the tkt gene encoding transketolase, with amino-acid sequence MTDFKWTDLDKRAVDMAKVLSADAVEKAGSGHPGSPISLAPIAYTLYQHFITHDPNDPKWDGRDRFILSGGHASLTQYVQLFFSGYGLTLDDLKKFRTAGTRTPGHPEYGLTPGIEMTTGPLGQGLASAVGFAYGQRFERGLLDPQAPAGQSPFDHKVWVICGEGDLEEGVSSEASSLAGGQQLGNLTVIFDANHIQIEGDTKIAFDEDVLARYKAYGWYTDEFSFIQPDGSYKEDVEGFAAVLEKAEQVTDRPKLIKVDTLMAWPTPGKTNDPSAHGSALGAEAVAGLKKELGYNPDESFQIDEEALAHAREVAQRGLAAHKAWDERFEAWRKANPDKAALYDRIHAGKLPEGFDAAIDKALASFEAGSKVATRKASGAVLNAIAEVMPELWGGSADLGGSNNTDIKGAVSFDPKEDATVQWPEASIYGRQLHFGVREFAMGAITNGIILGSDTRPFNGTFFQFSDYERPSVRLAALMDIPNLYIWTHDSVALGEDGPTHQPIEHLAAMRAIPQMEIVRPADGFETAEAYRYFFEKKNTHPTAMILTRQGIPMLEETKAKAAEGVRKGAYVLVDTDGEPDVLIMATGSEVQHAVAAAKTLAGEGVKARVISVPSLEWFEEQDEDYKEEILPASIKARVSVEAGLALPWYKYLGSYGKPVSIEQFGLQGSGDENMRDLGITPEHVVEAAKASIEAVKAAR; translated from the coding sequence ATGACCGATTTTAAGTGGACTGATTTGGACAAGCGCGCCGTTGATATGGCCAAGGTCCTCTCAGCCGATGCGGTGGAGAAGGCTGGCTCCGGCCACCCTGGTTCTCCTATTTCTTTAGCTCCGATCGCGTACACGCTCTACCAGCATTTCATCACTCACGACCCTAATGATCCAAAGTGGGACGGCCGTGACCGGTTCATTCTCTCTGGCGGACATGCTTCCCTCACCCAGTACGTTCAGCTCTTCTTCTCCGGCTATGGGCTCACCCTAGACGACCTCAAGAAGTTCCGCACCGCTGGCACGCGCACTCCCGGCCACCCTGAGTATGGCCTGACTCCTGGTATTGAAATGACCACCGGTCCCCTGGGTCAGGGGCTCGCCTCTGCCGTGGGCTTCGCCTATGGTCAGCGTTTTGAGCGCGGTTTGCTTGACCCGCAAGCTCCTGCCGGCCAGTCTCCCTTCGACCACAAGGTCTGGGTTATCTGCGGCGAAGGCGACCTGGAAGAGGGCGTGTCCTCCGAGGCCAGCTCCCTGGCTGGCGGCCAGCAGCTGGGCAACCTGACCGTTATCTTTGACGCCAACCACATTCAGATTGAGGGCGACACCAAGATCGCCTTCGACGAGGACGTGCTGGCTCGCTACAAGGCCTATGGCTGGTACACCGATGAGTTCTCCTTCATTCAGCCCGACGGCTCCTACAAGGAAGATGTAGAAGGCTTCGCTGCTGTGCTGGAGAAGGCCGAGCAGGTCACCGACCGCCCCAAGCTGATCAAGGTGGACACCCTGATGGCCTGGCCCACTCCCGGCAAGACCAACGATCCTTCGGCTCACGGCTCAGCCCTGGGCGCAGAAGCCGTCGCAGGTCTCAAGAAGGAACTGGGTTATAACCCCGACGAGAGCTTCCAGATTGACGAAGAGGCCCTGGCCCACGCCCGTGAGGTCGCCCAGCGCGGCCTGGCTGCTCACAAGGCCTGGGACGAGCGCTTCGAGGCTTGGCGCAAGGCCAACCCCGACAAGGCTGCCCTCTACGATCGTATTCATGCTGGCAAGCTGCCTGAGGGCTTCGATGCGGCTATCGACAAGGCTCTGGCTTCCTTCGAAGCTGGCTCCAAGGTCGCCACCCGCAAGGCATCGGGCGCTGTGCTCAATGCCATCGCCGAAGTCATGCCTGAGCTCTGGGGCGGTTCCGCCGATTTGGGTGGTTCCAACAACACCGACATCAAGGGTGCTGTCTCCTTCGATCCCAAGGAAGATGCCACCGTACAGTGGCCTGAGGCCAGCATCTACGGCCGTCAGCTCCACTTTGGCGTGCGTGAGTTCGCTATGGGTGCCATCACCAACGGCATCATCTTGGGCTCCGATACCCGCCCCTTCAACGGCACCTTCTTCCAGTTCTCGGATTACGAGCGTCCTTCGGTTCGCCTCGCAGCCCTGATGGATATTCCTAACCTCTACATCTGGACCCACGACTCCGTGGCCCTGGGTGAGGACGGGCCTACCCACCAGCCCATCGAGCACTTGGCTGCCATGCGCGCCATCCCCCAGATGGAGATTGTGCGCCCAGCCGACGGTTTCGAAACTGCAGAAGCCTACCGCTACTTCTTCGAGAAGAAGAACACCCACCCCACGGCCATGATTTTGACCCGTCAGGGCATTCCCATGCTCGAAGAGACCAAGGCCAAGGCCGCCGAGGGTGTCCGCAAGGGCGCTTATGTGCTGGTCGACACCGATGGTGAGCCCGATGTGCTGATTATGGCCACCGGCTCCGAAGTTCAGCACGCTGTTGCCGCTGCCAAGACCTTGGCTGGCGAAGGCGTGAAGGCCCGCGTCATCTCGGTCCCCTCACTCGAATGGTTCGAGGAGCAGGATGAGGACTACAAGGAGGAGATCCTCCCCGCGTCCATCAAGGCTCGCGTCTCGGTCGAAGCTGGTCTGGCCCTGCCTTGGTACAAGTACCTGGGCTCCTACGGCAAGCCAGTTTCCATCGAGCAATTCGGCCTCCAGGGCTCCGGCGACGAGAACATGCGCGACCTGGGCATTACCCCTGAGCATGTGGTCGAAGCTGCCAAGGCTTCCATCGAAGCCGTCAAGGCTGCCCGCTGA
- the tal gene encoding transaldolase, protein MAENANTQRTSDSGVSIWLDDLSRTRIESGNLQQLIAEKNVVGVTTNPSIFQKALHQVGPYDAQLKELGRIDVEQAVQELTTTDVRNATDIFHDVAEQSNYVDGRVSIEVDPRLAHNTEETEKQAEILWKKVNRPNAMIKIPATLEGLPAITATLAKGISVNVTLIFSLERYEQVIDAFIEGMVQADQNGHDLTRMGSVASFFVSRVDTAVDKLLEANGSEEAKALEGKAAVANARLAYELFEKKFNADSRWAALEAKGAHRQRPLWASTGTKNAAYSDCKYVDELVAPNVVNTMPEKTLDALADHGNGAPSIEGTYEESQQVMDELANLGISIKDVTDKLESDGVAAFIDSWSSVLADVQAGIDRVNG, encoded by the coding sequence ATGGCAGAAAATGCAAACACCCAGCGCACAAGCGACTCTGGTGTCTCGATTTGGTTGGACGATTTGAGCCGTACCCGCATTGAGTCTGGCAACCTCCAGCAGCTCATTGCTGAGAAGAACGTGGTCGGCGTTACCACCAACCCCTCGATTTTCCAGAAGGCCCTCCACCAGGTTGGCCCATACGATGCTCAGCTCAAGGAACTGGGCCGCATCGACGTCGAGCAGGCTGTGCAAGAGCTCACCACGACCGACGTTCGCAATGCTACCGACATCTTCCATGACGTAGCCGAGCAGTCCAACTATGTAGACGGCCGTGTCTCCATTGAGGTTGACCCCCGCCTGGCCCACAACACCGAAGAGACCGAGAAGCAGGCTGAGATCCTGTGGAAGAAGGTCAACCGTCCCAACGCGATGATCAAGATTCCTGCCACGCTCGAAGGTCTACCGGCTATCACCGCTACCCTGGCCAAGGGTATCTCGGTCAACGTGACCCTGATCTTCTCCCTGGAGCGTTACGAGCAGGTTATCGATGCCTTCATCGAGGGCATGGTTCAGGCCGACCAGAACGGCCACGACCTGACGCGCATGGGTTCCGTAGCTTCCTTCTTTGTCTCCCGCGTGGACACGGCCGTAGACAAGCTCCTGGAAGCCAATGGCTCCGAAGAAGCCAAGGCCCTGGAAGGCAAGGCTGCTGTAGCCAACGCCCGCCTGGCCTACGAGCTCTTTGAAAAGAAGTTCAATGCCGACTCCCGCTGGGCTGCCCTGGAAGCCAAGGGTGCTCACCGCCAGCGTCCGCTCTGGGCCTCCACCGGCACCAAGAACGCCGCCTACTCTGACTGCAAGTATGTGGACGAGCTGGTAGCACCGAACGTGGTGAACACCATGCCCGAAAAGACCCTGGACGCCCTGGCTGACCATGGCAACGGCGCTCCTTCGATTGAGGGCACCTACGAGGAGAGCCAGCAGGTAATGGATGAGCTCGCCAACCTGGGTATCTCCATCAAGGACGTGACCGACAAGCTCGAGTCTGACGGCGTGGCCGCCTTCATCGACTCCTGGTCCTCCGTGCTGGCCGACGTCCAAGCCGGTATCGACCGTGTCAACGGCTGA